In a single window of the Caulobacter soli genome:
- a CDS encoding 3'-5' exonuclease: MPVVAIDFETANEQRSSPCAIGLAWIEDGRITEVEHHYIRPIDMRFSGWNIAVHGIRPADVEDADAFPDVLARLRPRIETATVIAHNASFDISVMRRTCELYGLAFPCFDYICTVQVAKNTWPDLPSAKLNAVCDFLGVDFKHHDAAQDAFACGSVALAAVKETGASHIRDLPAKLGMVAGRLNADSYTTCSSPSSKRRTF; encoded by the coding sequence ATGCCCGTCGTCGCCATCGACTTCGAGACCGCCAACGAACAACGCTCCAGCCCCTGCGCCATCGGCCTGGCCTGGATCGAGGACGGACGGATCACCGAGGTGGAGCACCACTATATCCGGCCGATCGACATGCGGTTCTCGGGCTGGAACATCGCCGTCCACGGCATCCGCCCCGCCGATGTCGAGGACGCCGATGCGTTTCCGGACGTGCTGGCGCGGCTGCGGCCCCGGATCGAGACGGCGACGGTGATCGCCCACAATGCGTCGTTCGACATCAGCGTGATGCGTCGCACCTGCGAGCTCTATGGCCTGGCGTTTCCCTGCTTCGACTACATCTGCACGGTGCAGGTGGCCAAGAACACCTGGCCGGACCTGCCGTCGGCCAAGCTGAACGCCGTCTGCGACTTCCTGGGCGTGGACTTCAAGCACCACGACGCCGCGCAGGACGCCTTCGCCTGCGGCAGCGTGGCCCTGGCGGCGGTCAAGGAAACCGGCGCTTCGCACATCCGCGACCTGCCGGCCAAGCTGGGCATGGTGGCCGGAAGGCTCAACGCCGACAGCTATACGACCTGCTCGAGCCCGTCCTCGAAACGCCGGACCTTCTAG